In Trichoderma asperellum chromosome 1, complete sequence, a single window of DNA contains:
- a CDS encoding uncharacterized protein (EggNog:ENOG41~TransMembrane:12 (i28-55o75-100i156-176o182-199i256-280o300-327i667-692o720-745i790-810o816-832i901-922o928-951i)), translating to MLRGILVSAVFSKVTEVSVVAIDDSAALTLMSSDVDVIGRAMREIHEFWANIIQIAVATWLLSQQIGYAAAGPIVVSVISLVATMLVSPLAKKYRVGWLEKTQKRVGITSAMIGHIKSIKMSGLSQHLSDTIAALRVQEITASKPFRVVGAVTSSVAQVPLLLSPVLAFAMFQGITAATGQVLDATRMFAALSLITLLAQPLFWIFEVILDLSAAFGAFDRIQKFLIKSTRDEYRMMEVANTTDSTAVVGEESGLMELQTLRPLTPHMSLSSTPSNFATVIDVENATFNWSPDRPVLSNVSFSLSRSQLALLIGPVASGKTTLLKGILGEVPHSNGKVSLASSSLSWCEQTPWIMNQTIRDNIIGYSHFDQDLYDQTVKACELEEDFTQLPQGDFTVVGSKGLALSGGQKQRVALARAVYSRPQIALFDDIFSGLDNATSQRIFKNLFSSNTGLLRRSNTAIILATQSVDFLASADYIIALGREGKITEQGSFERLSVADGYVRALMASKSIVASTDASQDEKISEIADQASVPKVEYKAKQVEVKHDKRRQTGDSTVYKYYFGSIGTVFIVTLFVLELIWAFLQSFPTVWLEFWSDSNAQGHNRSGLYLGVYAALQVIGVFWFALLIWFVLVAVAAKSGISLHHSLLSAVISAPLSLFTTTDLGAITTRFSQDIGILDNNLPLALVVTIASFFGVLARAGLLAASSYYVAISFPFLAALYYFLQRGYLRTSRQLRLLDLEEKAPVYTQFMETLSGISTIRAFGWQKQAILKNHQLVDRSQRPFYLLIMVQRWLVLVLDLTTTALALLVVGFAVKLRGSVSVGLAGVSLVQLISMSETLNMLIQFWTSIETSIGAVARIKQFAEETPNESLPGEDQEPTADWPNRGHVVIRDLEASYGENGDIKALDGVTLDLKPGEKVGVCGRTGSGKSSLLLTILRLLEPSSGALTIDSIPLSIISREIIRSRLITVTQDQFVLPGTIRQNIDPSSSYPESAIIEALQVVNLWTVIDARGGLDITFEEDILSHGQKQLFFLARAVLKKDCGKVVLLDEASSSLDKETEQMVRTTINTHFKNHTVISIAHHLETILDFDRVVVMDKGRVVEIGSPRELLQSPGGGKFKALWEANNRGAVDEV from the exons ATGCTCCGCGGGATCCTCGTCTCGGCGGTGTTCTCCAAGGTTACGGAAGTGAGCGTCGTTGCGATTGACGATTCTGCTGCGCTGACTCTCATGTCTTCTGAT GTCGATGTCATTGGTCGTGCTATGAGAGAGATTCACGAATTTTGGGCCAATATCATCCAAATTGCCGTCGCAACCTGGCTTCTGAGTCAACAGATTGGATATGCAGCCGCAGGCCCCATAGTGGTATCTGTTATTTCGTTGGTAGCGACTATGCTCGTTTCGCCGCTTGCCAAGAAGTACCGAGTTGGTTGGCTTGAGAAGACTCAAAAGCGAGTTG GAATCACTTCTGCCATGATTGGCCACATCAAGAGCATCAAGATGTCTGGTCTCTCTCAGCATCTATCCGACACCATTGCCGCTCTTCGTGTACAAGAAATCACCGCGTCCAAGCCCTTCAGAGTCGTTGGAGCGGTGACATCTTCAGTTGCGCAAGTGCCACTGCTCTTATCCCCAGTCCTTGCGTTCGCCATGTTCCAGGGCATTACAGCAGCGACAGGTCAGGTGCTCGACGCGACAAGAATGTTTGCTGCGTTGTCACTTATTACGCTACTGGCACAGCCTCTGTTTTGGATTTTTGAGGTGATACTTGATCTGAGTGCTGCCTTTGGTGCATTTGATCGTATCCAAAAGTTCCTGATCAAGTCTACTCGAGATGAATATCGGATGATGGAAGTGGCCAATACTACTGATTCAACTGCAGTGGTTGGCGAGGAATCTGGCCTGATGGAGCTTCAGACTCTAAGGCCTCTCACTCCTCATATGTCTTTGTCAAGTACTCCGAGCAACTTTGCGACTGTTATTGACGTTGAGAATGCTACATTTAACTGGTCGCCAGATCGACCTGTTCTGAGCAACGtttccttctccctcagTCGCAGTCAACTTGCTCTTTTAATCGGCCCTGTTGCATCTGGCAAGACAACATTACTCAAAGGAATCCTGGGAGAAGTACCTCATTCAAATGGAAAAGTTTCCTTGGCCAGTAGCTCTCTTTCATGGTGCGAACAAACTCCTTGGATCATG AATCAAACTATCCGAGATAATATCATAGGATACTCCCACTTTGACCAAGACCTATATGACCAAACCGTCAAAGCGTGcgagcttgaagaagactTTACGCAGCTCCCTCAAGGCGATTTCACCGTTGTGGGTAGCAAGGGACTTGCTCTCAGTGGCGGCCAAAAGCAACGCGTG GCGTTGGCTAGAGCCGTATATTCTCGACCTCAAATCGCTCTATTTGACGACATCTTTAGCGGATTGGACAACGCCACCTCACAGCGCATCTTCAAGAATTTGTTCTCTTCAAATACAGGGCTGCTGAGAAGATCGAATACAGCCATTATTCTAGCTACGCAATCCG TCGACTTCCTCGCTTCAGCAGACTATATTATCGCTCTTGGGCGGGAGGGCAAAATTACCGAGCAAGGATCTTTCGAAAGGCTCTCAGTCGCGGACGGATATGTCCGGGCTTTGATGGCGAGCAAGTCTATTGTTGCTAGCACTGATGCCAGCCAAGACGAGAAAATCTCTGAAATTGCAGATCAAGCCTCAGTGCCAAAAGTCGAATACAAAGCGAAGCAGGTAGAAGTCAAGCACGATAAACGTAGACAGACTGGAGATTCGACGGTCTACAAGTACTATTTTGGCAGTATAGGGACAGTATTCATCGTCACCTTATTTGTTCTTGAGCTGATCTGGGCTTTCTTACAGAGCTTTCCAA CTGTTTGGCTAGAATTTTGGTCAGATTCGAATGCTCAAGGGCATAATCGATCGGGCCTATACCTAGGAGTCTACGCTGCTTTGCAAGTAATCGGCGTCTTCTGGTTTGCCTTGCTCATATG GTTCGTTCTCGTTGCTGTCGCAGCAAAGTCTGGGATATCTCTTCACCACAGTCTCCTCTCAGCAGTCATTAG TGCACCGCTATCACTTTTTACGACGACCGACTTGGGAGCAATTACCACCAG ATTCTCTCAAGATATTGGCATCCTGGACAATAACCTCCCACTCGCACTCGTGGTGACAATAGCAA GTTTCTTCGGGGTCCTTGCCAGAGCAGGTCTTCTCGCGGCCTCATCCTACTATGTAGCCATCAGCTTCCCCTTTCTCGCCGCGTTATACTACTTCCTCCAGCGTGGCTACCTCCGCACATCACGACAGCTTCGTCTCCTCGATCTCGAAGAAAAGGCTCCAGTCTATACGCAGTTCATGGAAACGCTCTCCGGGATTTCCACCATCCGGGCGTTTGGATGGCAAAAGCAAGCCATCTTGAAGAACCATCAATTGGTCGATCGATCTCAGCGACCTTTCTATCTACTCATCATGGTCCAGCGATGGCTtgttcttgtccttgaccTCACTACTACAGCGCTGGCTCTCCTCGTCGTTGGTTTCGCCGTCAAGCTCCGTGGTTCTGTCTCAGTAGGGCTCGCCGGTGTTTCGCTGGTTCAGCTCATATCCATGAGCGAAACGCTCAACATGCTCATCCAGTTCTGGACTTCCATCGAGACTTCCATCGGGGCTGTTGCTCGTATCAAGCAATTTGCAGAAGAGACTCCAAACGAGAGTCTTCCAGGGGAGGATCAAGAGCCGACTGCCGACTGGCCTAACAGAGGGCATGTTGTCATACGTGACCTTGAAGCATCGTACGGCGAGAATGGTGATATCAAGGCTCTCGATGGCGTTACCCTGGATTTGAAGCCAGGCGAAAAAGTTGGAGTGTGTGGGCGTACAGGAAG TGGCAAGTCATCTCTCCTTCTCACCATTCTCCGCCTACTCGAGCCATCTTCTGGCGCTCTCACCATTGACTCCATCCCCTTGAGCATCATCTCCCGGGAAATTATCCGCTCTCGTCTTATTACCGTGACCCAAGACCAATTTGTTCTTCCCGGGACGATACGCCAAAATATCGATCCGTCGTCCTCATATCCTGAAAGCGCTATTATTGAAGCTCTTCAAGTAGTCAACCTATGGACTGTGATCGACGCACGCGGTGGCCTTGATATAACATTTGAAGAGGATATACTTAGTCATGGGCAGAAGCAGCTGTTCTTCCTCGCAAGAGCTGTGTTGAAAAAAGATTGCGGCAAGGTTGTGCTCTTAGACGAGGCCAGTAGCAG CTTAGACAAAGAAACGGAGCAAATGGTCCGCACCACCATCAATACGCATTTCAAAAACCATACCGTCATCTCCATCGCCCATCATCTAGAGACAATCCTCGATTTCGATCGCGTCGTGGTCATGGATAAGGGCCGTGTTGTTGAGATTGGATCACCACGAGAGCTGTTGCAGTCCCCTGGCGGCGGCAAGTTTAAAGCTCTGTGGGAGGCAAATAACCGTGGAGCTGTCGATGAAGTATAA
- a CDS encoding uncharacterized protein (EggNog:ENOG41): MPKKRQHLKSFKPTPTASPAPGSSSNAAGKTSRSVNELLANLRHASLGPEAPRQQLPIVTPSVPPALREILQIPESPLPAPRRQHRQRIDNNGRRLPAGPPPPRSWVTARSGVTNREGQLSRSTVNRCGLVDSTLPGTYLPASRSLIDVTLRRIAADWDIHREFNQYHLYYIPSHLKSALIRWIGIASPDGLSLDDLKLILIPFEIYEDEEGEDASEYHTAVNAEVNYLDLSGALGRSLTLKEVSELLYPPKKQMDLAETQESWDESEIIPSPPRVLLPNLTHLSLALDPQLASEASWKQLLALSSKLTTITHLSLAYWPDPCLTPRARLSTVTTPQGQSVAYGGTNYYSHSIDHDWSEALLVLRMLSRNLYALEFLDLTGCAPWFKALMLRSEHDFVDWVGAWGKVTLLRIYTGWTPGEDALPSEWIAYREALEVATNVERHIRTARAGKGRIITVERNKLDQ, translated from the exons aTGCCTAAGAAAAGGCAGCATCTCAAATCATTCAAGCCAACCCCGACGGCATCTCCGGCGCCTGGGTCTTCGTCCAACGCAGCTG GCAAGACTTCTAGGAGCGTCAACGAGCTTCTGGCCAATTTGCGGCACGCCTCCCTTGGCCCAGAAGCTCCGCGACAACAACTACCAATAGTCACACCGTCTGTGCCGCCAGCCCTCAGGGAAATACTGCAGATCCCAGAGAGTCCACTCCCCGCACCCAGACGGCAGCACAGGCAGAGGATTGACAACAATGGCCGCCGTCTCCCAGCCGGCCCACCTCCCCCTCGAAGCTGGGTCACTGCCAGGAGCGGTGTTACGAATCGCGAGGGCCAACTGTCGCGTTCGACGGTGAACCGGTGCGGTCTGGTTGATTCGACTTTGCCCGGCACTTACCTGCCAGCCTCCCGGAGTCTCATTGATGTCACCCTCAGGAGGATTGCTGCTGACTGGGACATCCATCGGGAGTTTAATCAGTACCATCTGTATTACATACCCTCACATCTCAAGTCGGCACTGATTCGATGGATCGGAATTGCAAGCCCGGATGGTTTATCGCTTGATGACTTGAAATTGATACTCATCCCTTTTGAAATttatgaagacgaggagggcgaggatgcCTCTGAATATCACACCGCTGTTAACGCTGAAGTGAATTATCTAGACTTATCGGGAGCTCTGGGACGCTCTTTGACTCTCAAAGAAGTCTCTGAGCTTCTATATCCGCCTAAGAAACAGATGGACTTGGCTGAAACCCAAGAATCTTGGGATGAAAGCGAAATCATCCCAAGCCCTCCGAGAGTGCTGCTGCCAAACCTCACGCATCTATCGCTTGCCCTCGACCCACAGCTAGCCTCAGAAGCATCAtggaagcagctgctggccttgtcgtcgaagctcaccaccatcacccaTTTGAGCCTTGCCTACTGGCCTGACCCGTGCCTTACTCCGCGGGCGCGTCTCTCTACCGTGACTACGCCACAAGGCCAGAGCGTCGCTTACGGAGGGACGAACTATTACTCTCATTCCATCGATCATGACTGGAGCGAGGCTCTGCTAGTTCTTAGAATGCTAAGCAGAAACCTATACGCACTGGAGTTTCTCGACCTTACGGGGTGTGCGCCGTGGTTCAAGGCTCTAATGCTACGCTCGGAGCATGATTTTGTGGACTGGGTCGGGGCATGGGGGAAAGTGACGCTACTACGAATATACACTGGGTGGACGCCTGGGGAGGATGCCCTTCCTTCCGAGTGGATCGCTTATCGCGAAGCTCTCGAGGTAGCTACTAATGTGGAGAGACATATCAGAACTGCACGGGCGGGGAAAGGCAGAATCATTACAGTGGAGAGGAATAAGCTGGATCAATAG